A region from the Pseudomonas sp. Teo4 genome encodes:
- a CDS encoding phosphoglycolate phosphatase produces MSGFEQLFPGALPRLVMFDLDGTLIDSVPDLAAAVDRMLLELGRQPAGLDAVRQWVGNGAQILVRRALAGSIEHEGVDDALAEQGLALFMEAYAESHELTEIYPGVKDTLRWLRKQGVEMALITNKPERFVGPLLDQMKIGRYFRWIIGGDTLPQKKPDPAALLFVMKMAGVTPEQSLFVGDSRSDVLAAKAAGVKCVGLTYGYNHGRPIHDESPNLVVDDLRALLPGCADPATGITLADLQASQDRESTVAVTGKFWMKVIKALARWRWRA; encoded by the coding sequence ATGAGTGGCTTCGAGCAGCTGTTCCCGGGGGCGCTACCCAGGCTGGTGATGTTCGATCTGGACGGTACCCTGATCGACTCCGTCCCCGACCTGGCCGCTGCTGTGGATCGCATGCTGCTCGAACTCGGGCGCCAGCCCGCTGGCCTCGACGCGGTGCGCCAGTGGGTGGGCAACGGCGCCCAGATACTGGTACGCCGTGCGCTGGCCGGCAGTATCGAGCATGAAGGTGTCGATGACGCACTGGCCGAGCAAGGGCTGGCGCTGTTCATGGAAGCCTATGCCGAAAGCCATGAGCTGACCGAGATCTACCCCGGTGTGAAGGACACCCTGCGCTGGCTGCGCAAGCAGGGCGTTGAGATGGCGTTGATCACCAACAAGCCCGAGCGTTTCGTCGGTCCGCTGCTGGACCAGATGAAGATTGGCCGATATTTCCGCTGGATCATCGGCGGCGACACCTTGCCCCAGAAGAAGCCAGACCCGGCTGCACTGCTGTTCGTCATGAAGATGGCGGGCGTTACCCCTGAGCAGTCACTGTTCGTTGGCGACTCGCGCAGCGATGTGCTGGCGGCCAAGGCGGCAGGGGTGAAATGTGTCGGCCTGACCTATGGCTACAACCATGGCCGACCGATTCATGACGAATCACCCAATCTGGTGGTCGACGACCTGCGCGCCTTGCTGCCTGGTTGCGCAGACCCGGCCACTGGGATAACGTTGGCGGACCTTCAAGCCTCACAAGACAGAGAGTCCACCGTGGCGGTTACTGGCAAATTCTGGATGAAAGTCATCAAGGCCCTGGCCCGTTGGCGCTGGCGCGCCTGA
- the trpE gene encoding anthranilate synthase component I, which yields MTREEFLRLAAAGYNRIPLACETLADFDTPLSIYLKLADQPNSYLLESVQGGEKWGRYSMIGLPSRTVMRVHGYHVSILQDGVEVESHDVEDPLAFVETFKDRYKVADIPGLPRFNGGLVGYFGYDCVRYVEKRLGACPNPDPLGVPDILLMVSDAVVVFDNLAGKMHAIVLVDPAEEQAFEQGQARLQGLLETLRQPITPRRGLDLSGPMAAEPEFRSSYTRDDYENAVGRIKEYILAGDCMQVVPSQRMSIDFKAAPIDLYRALRCFNPTPYMYFFNFGDFHVVGSSPEVLVRVEDNLVTVRPIAGTRPRGATEEADRALEDDLLSDEKEIAEHLMLIDLGRNDVGRVSSTGSVRLTEKMVIERYSNVMHIVSNVTGQLRQGLTAMDALRAILPAGTLSGAPKIRAMEIIDELEPVKRGVYGGAVGYFAWNGNMDTAIAIRTAVIKDGELHVQAGGGIVADSVPALEWEETINKRRAMFRAVALAEQTSK from the coding sequence ATGACCCGCGAAGAATTCCTGCGCTTGGCCGCTGCCGGCTACAACCGCATTCCCTTGGCCTGTGAAACCCTGGCCGACTTCGACACGCCGCTGTCGATCTACCTGAAACTGGCCGACCAACCCAATTCCTACCTGCTCGAATCGGTGCAGGGCGGCGAAAAGTGGGGCCGTTACTCGATGATCGGCCTGCCATCGCGCACCGTCATGCGAGTGCACGGCTACCACGTCAGCATCCTGCAGGATGGCGTCGAGGTGGAAAGCCACGATGTCGAAGACCCACTGGCGTTCGTCGAAACCTTCAAGGACCGCTACAAGGTTGCCGACATTCCTGGCCTGCCACGCTTCAACGGCGGCCTGGTCGGCTACTTCGGCTATGACTGTGTGCGCTATGTGGAGAAGCGTCTGGGCGCTTGCCCGAACCCGGACCCGCTGGGCGTACCGGACATTCTGCTGATGGTGTCCGACGCAGTGGTGGTGTTCGACAACCTGGCGGGCAAGATGCATGCGATCGTGCTGGTAGACCCGGCTGAAGAGCAAGCATTCGAGCAGGGCCAGGCGCGCCTGCAAGGCTTGCTGGAAACCCTGCGCCAGCCGATCACGCCACGGCGTGGCCTGGACTTGAGCGGCCCTATGGCTGCAGAGCCGGAGTTCCGCTCCAGCTATACCCGTGACGACTATGAGAACGCGGTGGGGCGTATCAAGGAATACATCCTGGCGGGCGACTGCATGCAGGTGGTGCCGTCGCAGCGGATGTCCATCGACTTCAAGGCCGCACCCATCGACCTGTATCGTGCGCTGCGTTGCTTCAACCCGACGCCGTACATGTACTTCTTCAACTTTGGCGACTTCCATGTGGTCGGCAGCTCGCCAGAAGTGCTGGTGCGAGTCGAAGACAACCTGGTCACCGTGCGCCCGATTGCCGGTACCCGCCCGCGTGGTGCCACAGAGGAAGCCGATCGTGCGCTGGAAGACGACCTGCTGTCGGATGAGAAAGAGATCGCCGAGCACCTGATGCTCATCGACCTGGGCCGCAACGATGTGGGCCGCGTGTCCTCGACCGGTAGCGTGCGCCTGACCGAGAAGATGGTGATCGAGCGTTATTCCAACGTCATGCACATCGTGTCCAACGTCACCGGCCAGTTGCGCCAGGGCCTGACCGCCATGGATGCGTTGCGGGCGATCCTGCCGGCCGGCACCTTGTCTGGCGCGCCGAAAATTCGTGCGATGGAGATCATCGACGAACTGGAGCCGGTCAAGCGTGGCGTTTACGGTGGTGCGGTGGGTTACTTTGCCTGGAACGGCAACATGGACACCGCCATCGCCATTCGTACCGCGGTGATCAAGGACGGCGAACTGCATGTGCAGGCCGGTGGTGGCATTGTTGCCGACTCGGTGCCGGCGCTTGAGTGGGAAGAGACCATCAACAAGCGCCGGGCGATGTTCCGGGCTGTGGCGTTGGCTGAGCAAACGTCCAAATAA
- the estP gene encoding esterase EstP: MQRSHFLRFTLCALSLAGSQALAAPSPYSSLIVFGDSLGDAGQFPDLEGGTDSLRYTNREADGTFAPVSSMILGGRLGIAPDDLNPSTSVGIRPDGNNWAVGGYTTQQILDSITGTSQLIVPPGNPDEGTVYRERPGYLANGLRADPNALYYLTGGGNDFFQGLVNSPADAAEAGGRLAASAKALQQGGARYIMVWLLPDIGLTPGFSGTPLQGPLSQLSSVFNQSLVSQLGQIDAEIIPLNVPALLQEAVADPTPFGLADGQSLISTCYSGNNCVANPIYGENGTSPDPTKLLFNDSVHPTIAGQLLIADYAYSILSAPWEITLLPEMAHSSIRAHQDELRNQWQTPWQAVGQWQPFVATGAQDLDFDEQGSAASGNGHGYNLTLGGSYRLNDAWRLGLAGGVYQQKLEAGEQNSDYKLDSYLATAFAQYRQERWWADTALSVGHMDYRDLKRTFALGVTERSEKGDTDGEAWAVTARLGYNLAADSSDWQLSPFLSADYARVKVDGYDEKSGRSTALGFDDQERTSRRLGVGLQGSMQVLPSTRLFAEVAQEHEFEDDQQDVTMHLTSLSANDFTLTGYTPNSDLTRASLGVSHELVAGVHLRGNYNWRKSDELTQQGVSVGVSVDF, translated from the coding sequence ATGCAACGTTCGCATTTTCTGCGTTTCACACTCTGCGCCCTCTCATTGGCCGGCAGTCAGGCCTTGGCGGCACCTTCGCCCTACTCATCGCTGATCGTATTCGGCGATAGCCTCGGCGACGCGGGCCAGTTCCCGGACCTGGAGGGTGGCACCGACAGCCTGCGCTACACCAACCGAGAGGCCGACGGCACATTCGCCCCGGTGTCCTCCATGATCCTCGGAGGGCGGCTGGGCATTGCGCCGGACGACCTCAACCCCTCGACATCGGTGGGTATCCGCCCGGACGGCAACAACTGGGCAGTGGGTGGCTACACCACCCAACAAATCCTCGACTCGATTACCGGCACATCCCAGTTGATAGTGCCTCCCGGCAACCCGGACGAAGGGACGGTTTATCGTGAACGCCCAGGCTACCTGGCCAATGGCCTACGCGCCGACCCCAACGCCCTCTACTACCTGACCGGCGGCGGCAACGACTTCTTCCAAGGCCTGGTGAACAGCCCTGCAGACGCCGCAGAGGCAGGAGGGCGACTGGCGGCGAGCGCCAAAGCACTGCAGCAAGGCGGTGCACGCTACATCATGGTCTGGTTACTGCCCGACATTGGCCTGACGCCGGGCTTCAGCGGCACGCCATTGCAAGGCCCACTGTCGCAACTGTCGAGTGTGTTCAACCAGTCGCTGGTCAGCCAGCTTGGGCAGATCGACGCCGAGATCATCCCGCTGAACGTACCCGCTCTGCTGCAAGAAGCGGTCGCCGACCCCACCCCGTTTGGCCTGGCTGACGGGCAGAGCCTGATCAGCACCTGCTACAGCGGCAACAATTGTGTGGCCAACCCGATCTACGGTGAAAACGGCACATCGCCCGACCCCACCAAATTGCTGTTCAACGATTCGGTTCACCCAACCATCGCTGGCCAACTACTGATTGCCGACTACGCCTATTCGATCCTCTCCGCCCCCTGGGAGATTACCTTGCTGCCGGAAATGGCCCATTCCAGCATCCGCGCGCACCAGGATGAACTGCGCAACCAGTGGCAAACGCCCTGGCAAGCGGTTGGCCAATGGCAGCCGTTTGTCGCCACCGGTGCGCAGGACCTGGACTTCGACGAGCAAGGCAGCGCAGCCAGCGGCAACGGCCATGGCTACAACCTGACACTGGGCGGCAGCTACAGGCTGAACGACGCCTGGCGCCTGGGGCTGGCTGGCGGTGTGTATCAGCAGAAGCTTGAAGCCGGCGAACAGAATTCGGACTACAAACTCGATAGCTATCTGGCCACTGCCTTTGCCCAGTATCGGCAGGAGCGCTGGTGGGCCGACACTGCCTTGAGCGTGGGCCACATGGACTATCGCGACCTCAAGCGCACCTTTGCGCTGGGGGTGACCGAGCGTAGCGAGAAAGGCGATACCGATGGCGAGGCCTGGGCAGTTACCGCGCGGCTTGGTTACAACCTGGCAGCAGACAGCAGTGACTGGCAACTGTCGCCATTCCTCAGCGCCGATTATGCGAGGGTGAAGGTGGATGGCTATGACGAGAAGAGCGGGCGTTCGACGGCGCTTGGCTTCGATGACCAAGAGCGCACATCAAGGCGTTTGGGGGTGGGATTGCAGGGCAGTATGCAGGTCTTGCCAAGCACCCGTCTGTTCGCCGAGGTGGCGCAAGAGCATGAGTTCGAGGATGACCAGCAGGATGTGACGATGCACCTGACCAGCTTGTCGGCGAATGATTTCACGCTGACCGGGTATACGCCGAACAGTGACCTGACCCGGGCGAGCCTGGGAGTGAGCCATGAGCTGGTAGCGGGGGTACACCTGCGAGGGAATTACAACTGGCGCAAGAGCGATGAGTTGACGCAGCAGGGGGTGAGCGTGGGGGTGAGCGTCGATTTTTGA
- a CDS encoding aminodeoxychorismate/anthranilate synthase component II: MLLMIDNYDSFTYNVVQYLGELGAEVKVIRNDELTIAEIEALKPERIVVSPGPCTPSEAGVSIEAILHFAGKLPILGVCLGHQSIGQAFGGDVVRARQVMHGKTSPVRHRDLGVFAGLNNPLTVTRYHSLVVMRETLPDCLEVTAWTAFEDGSVDEIMGVRHKTLNIEGVQFHPESILTEQGHELFANFLKQTGGHR; encoded by the coding sequence ATGTTACTGATGATCGACAATTACGACTCATTCACTTACAACGTTGTTCAGTACCTTGGCGAGCTGGGTGCCGAGGTCAAGGTCATTCGCAACGACGAATTGACCATCGCCGAGATCGAAGCCCTTAAACCAGAGCGCATCGTCGTGTCTCCCGGCCCATGCACGCCGAGTGAGGCGGGCGTGTCGATCGAGGCCATCCTGCATTTCGCTGGCAAGCTACCAATTCTGGGCGTCTGCCTGGGGCACCAGTCCATCGGCCAGGCATTCGGCGGTGATGTGGTGCGGGCGCGCCAAGTGATGCACGGCAAGACCAGCCCGGTGCGGCACCGCGACCTGGGCGTGTTCGCCGGTCTCAACAACCCGCTCACCGTGACCCGCTACCATTCCTTGGTGGTGATGCGCGAAACCTTGCCCGACTGCCTGGAAGTGACCGCTTGGACCGCCTTCGAGGACGGCTCGGTCGACGAGATCATGGGCGTGCGCCACAAGACGCTTAACATCGAGGGTGTACAGTTCCACCCCGAGTCCATTCTCACCGAGCAGGGCCACGAGCTGTTCGCCAATTTCCTCAAGCAGACCGGCGGCCACCGCTAA
- the trpD gene encoding anthranilate phosphoribosyltransferase: MDIKSALSRIVGHLDLSTEEMRDVMRQIMTGQCSEAQIGAFLMGMRMKSESIDEIVGAVSVMRELADKVELKSLDGVVDIVGTGGDGANIFNVSTASSFVLAAAGCPVAKHGNRAVSGKSGSADLLEAAGVYLDLNPTQVARCIDSLGIGFMFAQSHHKAMKYAAGPRRDLGLRTLFNMLGPLTNPAGVKHQVVGVFTQALCRPLAEVLQRLGSKHVLVVHSKDGLDEFSLAAPTFVAELKNDQITEYWIEPEDLGIKSQSLHGLAVEGPEASLALIRDALGRRKTENGQKAAEMIVLNAGAALYAADHAMSLKAGVELAHDVLHTGLAWEKLQELGAFTAVFKVENEA; encoded by the coding sequence ATGGATATCAAGAGCGCGTTGAGCCGTATCGTCGGCCACCTGGACCTCAGCACCGAGGAAATGCGTGATGTCATGCGCCAGATCATGACCGGCCAGTGCAGCGAGGCGCAGATCGGCGCCTTCCTGATGGGCATGCGCATGAAGAGCGAGAGCATCGACGAGATCGTCGGTGCGGTTTCGGTGATGCGTGAACTGGCCGACAAGGTCGAACTGAAAAGCCTCGATGGCGTGGTCGATATCGTCGGTACCGGGGGCGATGGCGCCAACATTTTCAACGTTTCCACCGCATCTTCCTTCGTCCTTGCGGCGGCGGGCTGCCCGGTGGCCAAGCATGGTAACCGGGCCGTCTCCGGCAAGAGCGGCAGCGCCGACCTGCTGGAAGCCGCTGGGGTTTATCTGGACCTGAACCCGACTCAGGTCGCTCGCTGCATCGACAGCCTCGGCATTGGCTTCATGTTCGCCCAAAGCCACCACAAGGCAATGAAATATGCCGCCGGCCCGCGCCGTGACCTGGGTCTGCGTACCCTGTTCAACATGCTCGGCCCGCTTACGAATCCGGCCGGTGTGAAGCACCAGGTGGTCGGCGTGTTCACCCAGGCCTTGTGCCGCCCACTGGCTGAAGTGTTGCAGCGTCTGGGCAGCAAGCATGTGCTGGTGGTGCACTCGAAGGACGGCCTGGACGAGTTCAGCCTGGCCGCGCCGACTTTCGTGGCCGAATTGAAGAATGACCAGATCACCGAGTACTGGATCGAGCCTGAAGACCTCGGCATCAAGAGCCAGAGCCTGCATGGCCTGGCAGTCGAAGGGCCGGAAGCCTCGCTGGCGCTGATTCGCGATGCATTGGGCCGACGCAAGACTGAAAACGGGCAGAAAGCTGCCGAAATGATCGTACTCAATGCGGGCGCGGCACTGTACGCCGCAGACCACGCAATGAGCCTGAAGGCGGGTGTGGAACTGGCCCACGACGTCCTGCACACCGGGCTGGCCTGGGAGAAGCTGCAGGAGCTAGGCGCCTTTACGGCGGTATTCAAGGTGGAGAACGAAGCATGA
- the trpC gene encoding indole-3-glycerol phosphate synthase TrpC has product MSVPTVLERIIARKFQEVAERSARVSLAELERLAKSADAPRGFANALIEQAKRKQPAVIAEIKKASPSKGVIRENFVPAEIAVSYEKGGATCLSVLTDVDYFQGADEYLQQARAAVSLPVIRKDFMVDPYQIVEARALGADCVLLIVSALDDVKMAELAATAKDVGLDVLVEVHDGDELERALKTLDTPLVGVNNRNLHTFEVSLETTLDLLPRIPRDRLAITESGILNRADVELMEINEVYSFLVGEAFMRAEQPGLELQRLFFPDQIKKTVQQLD; this is encoded by the coding sequence ATGAGTGTGCCGACGGTGCTGGAAAGGATCATCGCCCGCAAATTCCAGGAAGTGGCCGAGCGCAGCGCGCGCGTGAGCCTCGCCGAGCTGGAGCGCCTGGCCAAATCGGCTGATGCGCCGCGAGGCTTCGCCAACGCCCTGATCGAACAGGCAAAGCGCAAACAGCCGGCGGTGATTGCCGAAATCAAGAAAGCTTCACCGAGCAAGGGTGTGATCCGCGAGAACTTCGTGCCGGCAGAGATTGCCGTCAGCTACGAAAAAGGTGGCGCGACCTGCCTGTCGGTGTTGACCGATGTGGACTACTTCCAGGGTGCTGATGAGTATCTGCAGCAGGCGCGTGCCGCTGTTTCGCTGCCAGTGATCCGCAAGGACTTCATGGTCGATCCGTACCAGATCGTCGAGGCCCGTGCCCTGGGTGCCGATTGCGTGCTGCTGATCGTGTCGGCGCTGGATGACGTGAAAATGGCTGAATTGGCCGCCACGGCCAAGGATGTCGGCCTCGACGTCCTGGTCGAAGTGCACGACGGCGATGAGCTGGAACGTGCCTTGAAGACGCTCGATACGCCGCTGGTGGGGGTCAACAATCGTAACCTGCACACCTTCGAGGTGAGCCTTGAGACCACGCTCGACCTGTTGCCGCGTATTCCGCGTGATCGCCTGGCCATTACTGAAAGCGGCATTCTCAACCGTGCCGACGTCGAGCTGATGGAAATCAACGAGGTCTACAGCTTCCTGGTAGGCGAGGCGTTCATGCGCGCCGAGCAGCCTGGGCTTGAACTGCAGCGGTTGTTCTTCCCGGATCAGATCAAGAAGACTGTTCAGCAACTGGACTGA
- a CDS encoding lipoate--protein ligase family protein produces the protein MTDQPLALTVEQGLHAEQELLAAVCRGERDAGVLFWRPTDHALVMPRRMSRLDNFEAACAELAIAGWPVLLRETGGEPVPQSHSTVNVALVYVAPRSEGDHGRIEHAYERLCLPLCDVLREWGGVASVGEIDGAFCDGRFNVNLNGRKLVGTAQRWRQGLGGKRAVVLVHGALLLDNERESMVAAVNRFNECCDLEPRCRADSHIALHEVVPQAPWFERLSQAYADELAKLPKD, from the coding sequence ATGACCGATCAACCCCTGGCACTGACCGTCGAACAAGGCCTGCACGCCGAGCAAGAGCTGCTGGCGGCCGTCTGCCGCGGCGAGCGTGACGCCGGTGTGCTGTTCTGGCGCCCAACCGACCATGCCTTGGTCATGCCACGGCGCATGAGCCGGTTGGACAACTTCGAAGCGGCCTGTGCGGAGCTGGCGATTGCCGGTTGGCCGGTGCTGCTGCGTGAAACCGGCGGCGAGCCGGTGCCACAGTCTCACTCGACGGTGAACGTCGCGCTGGTCTACGTCGCGCCGCGCAGCGAAGGCGACCACGGGCGAATCGAGCATGCCTACGAGCGGCTGTGCCTGCCTTTGTGCGATGTGTTGCGCGAGTGGGGGGGCGTGGCTTCGGTGGGCGAAATCGACGGTGCCTTCTGTGACGGCCGTTTCAACGTCAATTTGAACGGCCGAAAACTGGTGGGCACCGCGCAGCGCTGGCGCCAGGGCTTGGGCGGCAAGCGGGCAGTGGTGCTGGTCCATGGCGCCCTGCTGCTGGACAATGAGCGGGAGTCGATGGTGGCGGCCGTCAATCGCTTCAACGAATGCTGCGATCTGGAGCCGCGTTGCCGGGCCGACAGCCATATCGCCCTGCATGAGGTGGTGCCCCAAGCGCCCTGGTTCGAGCGTTTGTCCCAGGCCTATGCCGATGAATTGGCGAAGCTGCCCAAGGACTAA